The following proteins come from a genomic window of Blattabacterium cuenoti:
- the rplP gene encoding 50S ribosomal protein L16 — translation MLQPKKTKYKKKQKGRIRGNAKKGFLFSRGLYGIKALEGAWITARQLESARVAATRYMKREGKLWINIFPDKPATKKPQEVRMGKGKGPVEFWVSVVKPGRILFEIDGVEMNIAKEALRLAAQKLPIKVKFVFSHEIKL, via the coding sequence ATGTTACAACCGAAAAAAACGAAATATAAAAAAAAACAAAAAGGAAGAATTCGTGGAAATGCTAAAAAAGGATTTCTTTTTTCTAGAGGATTGTATGGCATTAAAGCCTTAGAAGGAGCATGGATTACTGCTAGACAATTGGAATCAGCAAGAGTTGCTGCTACAAGATATATGAAAAGAGAAGGAAAATTATGGATTAATATTTTTCCTGACAAACCTGCTACAAAAAAACCACAGGAAGTACGTATGGGAAAAGGAAAAGGTCCTGTTGAATTTTGGGTTTCTGTAGTTAAACCTGGTAGAATATTATTTGAAATAGATGGAGTGGAGATGAATATAGCTAAAGAAGCATTAAGGTTAGCTGCTCAAAAACTTCCTATAAAAGTGAAATTTGTTTTTTCTCATGAAATAAAATTATGA
- the rpsC gene encoding 30S ribosomal protein S3, with amino-acid sequence MGQKTNPIVNRLGIITGWQSSWCNNYKDRIQEDFKVRRYLEARFPKGIVSRIFIERTLKFITITIRTSRPALVIGKRGDEVDTVRKELKKLTKKEVQINIYEVKRPELDAPLIAKGLVRQLENRVSYKKAMKLFILSAIRMNAQGIKIQISGRLNGSEMARCETYKEGRISLGTFRADVDYHMAVAHTVYGSIGIKVWIMKGEVYGKRELTPLLRTQKRQKSHKSYHLNRKKNK; translated from the coding sequence ATGGGACAAAAAACAAATCCAATTGTAAATCGACTGGGAATTATAACAGGATGGCAATCTAGTTGGTGTAATAATTACAAAGATAGAATACAAGAAGATTTTAAAGTAAGAAGATATCTAGAAGCTAGATTTCCAAAAGGAATAGTTTCCCGTATTTTTATAGAAAGAACTTTAAAATTTATAACAATTACGATTAGAACATCAAGACCAGCTCTTGTAATAGGAAAAAGAGGAGATGAAGTAGATACAGTAAGAAAAGAATTAAAAAAACTTACTAAAAAAGAAGTGCAAATCAATATTTATGAAGTGAAACGTCCTGAGTTAGATGCTCCACTGATTGCGAAAGGTTTGGTTAGACAACTTGAAAACCGTGTATCTTATAAAAAAGCAATGAAATTATTCATTCTTTCTGCTATAAGAATGAATGCTCAAGGTATAAAAATACAGATTTCTGGAAGACTCAATGGATCAGAAATGGCAAGATGTGAAACTTACAAAGAAGGAAGAATTTCTCTTGGAACTTTTCGTGCAGATGTAGATTATCATATGGCAGTAGCTCATACTGTTTATGGAAGTATAGGAATTAAAGTATGGATAATGAAAGGTGAGGTGTATGGAAAAAGAGAATTAACTCCATTATTAAGAACTCAGAAAAGACAAAAAAGTCATAAATCTTATCATTTGAATAGAAAAAAAAATAAATAA
- a CDS encoding large ribosomal subunit protein uL22, producing the protein MKQETNIVSASLNGIRNSPRKMRLIANLIKNKEIYLALDLLTYSKKKKISLIFKKLLFSLLSNWKIKHNQYNLEHKEFLYIKEIRVNQGKTLKRLRPIPQGRGHRIRKRSSNIIAFLDKKRKI; encoded by the coding sequence ATGAAACAAGAAACGAACATAGTTTCAGCTTCTTTGAATGGAATAAGAAATTCTCCTAGAAAAATGAGATTAATCGCAAATTTAATTAAAAATAAAGAAATTTATCTAGCTTTAGATCTCTTAACTTATAGTAAAAAAAAAAAAATTTCTTTGATTTTCAAAAAATTACTTTTTTCTTTATTATCTAACTGGAAGATAAAACATAATCAATATAATCTTGAACATAAAGAATTCTTATATATAAAAGAAATTAGAGTCAATCAAGGAAAAACCTTAAAAAGATTACGTCCTATTCCTCAAGGAAGAGGACATAGAATAAGGAAAAGATCAAGTAATATTATAGCTTTTTTAGACAAAAAAAGAAAAATATAA
- the rpsS gene encoding 30S ribosomal protein S19, which produces MARSLKKGPFVSHKLHKKVLNNLKLDKKTIIKTWSRPSTILPDFVGQTFSVHNGKQFINVFITENMIGHKLGEFAPTRIFRGHAGSKNKLKTKN; this is translated from the coding sequence ATGGCAAGATCTTTGAAAAAAGGACCATTTGTTTCTCACAAATTACATAAAAAAGTATTGAATAATCTAAAATTAGATAAAAAAACGATAATTAAAACTTGGTCTAGGCCTTCCACAATTTTACCCGATTTTGTCGGACAAACTTTTTCTGTTCATAATGGAAAACAATTTATTAATGTATTTATTACGGAAAATATGATTGGTCATAAACTTGGAGAATTTGCTCCTACTCGTATTTTTAGAGGACATGCAGGATCCAAAAATAAATTGAAAACAAAAAATTAG
- the rplB gene encoding 50S ribosomal protein L2, with protein sequence MSIKKLKPITPGQRFRIVNCFDQLTKWNSEKTLVKGKCKSGGRNNIGRMTMRYIGGGHKKKYRKIDFKRKKFGISAIIKSIEYDPNRSCFISLLHYKDGEKRYIVSMEGFKVGKKVISGKNIPINIGNSTFLSEIPLGTNLSCIELNPGQGAKIARSAGSFAQLFAKDEKYATIKLPSGEVRMIMVTCMATIGVVSNSDHQLETYGKAGKKRNIGRRPRTRGVAMNPVDHPMGGGEGKASGGIPRDRKGKPAKGFRTRSKKRYSNKYILQKRKK encoded by the coding sequence ATGTCAATAAAAAAGTTAAAACCTATAACACCTGGTCAACGTTTTAGAATTGTAAATTGTTTTGATCAACTTACAAAGTGGAATTCCGAAAAGACTTTGGTAAAAGGAAAGTGTAAATCTGGAGGTAGAAATAATATAGGTCGTATGACTATGCGTTATATTGGAGGTGGACATAAAAAAAAATATAGAAAAATAGATTTTAAAAGAAAAAAATTTGGAATTTCTGCTATTATTAAATCTATAGAATATGATCCTAATCGGTCTTGTTTTATATCCTTACTTCATTATAAAGATGGGGAAAAAAGATATATTGTATCAATGGAAGGATTTAAAGTAGGAAAAAAAGTAATTTCCGGAAAAAATATACCTATTAACATAGGAAATTCTACTTTTTTAAGTGAAATCCCTTTAGGAACTAATCTATCCTGTATAGAACTTAACCCAGGACAAGGTGCTAAAATAGCAAGAAGTGCTGGATCTTTTGCTCAATTATTTGCAAAAGATGAAAAATATGCGACAATTAAACTTCCTTCTGGAGAAGTTAGAATGATCATGGTTACTTGTATGGCCACAATTGGAGTTGTTTCTAATTCTGATCATCAATTAGAAACATATGGAAAGGCTGGAAAAAAAAGGAACATAGGAAGGAGACCTAGAACAAGAGGCGTTGCTATGAATCCTGTAGATCATCCAATGGGAGGAGGAGAAGGAAAAGCTTCTGGAGGAATACCTAGAGATAGAAAAGGTAAACCTGCTAAAGGATTTAGAACTCGTTCTAAAAAACGATATTCTAATAAATATATTTTACAAAAAAGAAAGAAATAA
- a CDS encoding 50S ribosomal protein L23, with product MILIKPFITEKSYKKNKYNCYTFSVDINCNKIQIQKRINKLFGFSVKNIRTMIYPRKNKSKYTKKGFLYGRTNKIKKAIVQFFENQKIDFLNKEEF from the coding sequence ATGATTTTAATAAAACCTTTTATCACAGAAAAATCTTATAAAAAAAATAAATATAACTGTTATACTTTTTCTGTAGATATAAATTGCAATAAAATTCAAATTCAAAAAAGAATAAATAAATTATTTGGATTTTCTGTAAAAAATATTAGAACAATGATTTATCCTAGAAAAAACAAATCTAAGTATACTAAAAAAGGGTTTCTTTATGGAAGAACTAATAAAATAAAAAAAGCTATTGTTCAATTTTTTGAAAATCAAAAAATTGATTTTTTAAACAAAGAAGAATTTTAA
- the rplD gene encoding 50S ribosomal protein L4, with amino-acid sequence MKLKILDIQGNDTDKKIEFHETIFFKKSYNHSLYLEIKRYLLAQRQGTHKSKERGEVSGSTKKLHRQKGTGGSRKGDIKNPIFRGGGRVFGPKPRKYLTKLNKRTKNIVRKFLIEQKLVRNKILIIENLKLNIPKTKFFLKLLKSLQLENKKSLMVIGETNKNLYLSSRNLNNFKLLSINELDCFSLIKFSYIIFSEDSIHKMYQFLSIH; translated from the coding sequence ATGAAATTAAAAATTTTAGATATTCAAGGAAATGATACTGATAAAAAAATAGAGTTTCACGAAACTATTTTTTTTAAAAAATCTTATAATCATTCTTTGTATTTAGAGATAAAAAGATATTTATTAGCTCAACGTCAAGGAACACATAAGTCTAAAGAAAGAGGAGAGGTATCTGGAAGTACTAAAAAATTACATAGACAGAAAGGAACTGGAGGCTCTAGAAAAGGAGACATAAAAAATCCTATTTTTAGAGGAGGGGGAAGAGTTTTTGGTCCTAAACCAAGAAAATATTTAACAAAATTAAATAAACGTACTAAAAATATAGTCAGAAAATTTCTTATAGAACAAAAATTAGTACGTAATAAAATTTTAATTATAGAAAATTTAAAATTAAATATTCCAAAAACTAAATTTTTTTTAAAATTATTAAAATCTTTACAATTAGAAAATAAAAAATCATTAATGGTAATTGGAGAAACAAACAAAAACTTATATTTATCTTCTAGAAATTTAAATAATTTTAAGTTATTAAGTATAAATGAATTAGATTGTTTTTCATTGATAAAATTTTCGTATATTATTTTTTCTGAAGATTCCATACATAAGATGTATCAATTTTTATCTATACACTAA
- the rplC gene encoding 50S ribosomal protein L3, with protein sequence MNGLIGKNIGMTKIFLENGEHVPCTLIQVGPCYIVQIKTIKNDGYSSIQLGIDDLKVIKTNKSLFSHFKKAGLSPKKKLLEFKMNKVSNFVLGDLIKIDLFKEGELVNVKGISKGKGFQGVIKRHNFSGVGEKTHGQHNRLRAPGSIGAGSDPSRVFKGKKMAGKMGKKNVTIKNLKILKIEINHNLMILKGSVPGNKNSYLMIQKKE encoded by the coding sequence ATGAATGGATTAATAGGAAAAAATATAGGAATGACTAAGATATTTCTAGAAAATGGTGAACATGTTCCATGTACACTTATTCAAGTAGGCCCTTGTTATATTGTTCAAATAAAAACGATAAAAAATGATGGTTATTCTTCTATTCAATTGGGAATAGATGATTTAAAAGTTATAAAAACTAATAAATCTTTATTTAGTCATTTTAAAAAAGCAGGATTATCTCCGAAAAAAAAATTGTTGGAATTTAAAATGAATAAAGTATCTAATTTTGTTTTGGGTGATTTGATCAAAATTGATCTTTTCAAAGAAGGAGAATTAGTAAACGTAAAAGGAATTTCTAAAGGAAAAGGGTTCCAAGGTGTAATTAAAAGACATAATTTTTCAGGAGTAGGAGAAAAAACTCATGGACAACATAATCGTTTGAGAGCTCCAGGATCAATAGGAGCTGGATCTGATCCATCACGTGTTTTTAAAGGAAAAAAAATGGCTGGAAAAATGGGAAAAAAAAACGTAACTATTAAAAATTTAAAAATATTGAAAATAGAAATAAATCACAATCTTATGATTTTAAAAGGTTCAGTTCCAGGAAATAAAAATTCATATTTAATGATTCAAAAAAAAGAATGA
- the rpsJ gene encoding 30S ribosomal protein S10: MGHDIKIKLKSYDYNLLDKSAEKIVNSVLPTGVILNGPVPLPTEKKIFTVLRSPHVNKKSREQFFLPTHKRLLQIHNASSKTVDALMKLELPSGVEAEIKV; encoded by the coding sequence ATGGGTCATGATATAAAAATTAAATTAAAATCTTATGATTATAATTTATTAGACAAATCAGCCGAAAAAATTGTAAATTCCGTTCTTCCCACAGGAGTTATATTAAACGGACCAGTTCCTTTGCCTACTGAAAAAAAAATATTTACAGTTTTACGTTCTCCTCATGTAAATAAGAAATCAAGAGAACAATTTTTTCTTCCTACTCATAAAAGACTTTTACAAATTCATAACGCTTCATCTAAAACAGTAGATGCTTTAATGAAATTGGAATTGCCCAGTGGAGTGGAAGCAGAAATAAAAGTATAA
- the fusA gene encoding elongation factor G translates to MEKDLKYTRNIGIAAHIDAGKTTTTERILFYTGINHKIGEVHDGAATMDWMKQEQERGITITSAATCCEWMYNKRKYQINIIDTPGHVDFTVEVERSMRILDGMVVLFSAVDGVEPQSETIWRQADKYEIPRIAFVNKMDRQGADFFNVCSQIRKILGANSIPIQIPIGIGDNFKGVIDLIENKSIIWDEKNYGMTYYKIPIPENMKNIVCDYRNQLLETLSEHDDVIMEKFLYGKENYSSLSKDEIIFSLRENTIKMNVIPILCGSSFKNKGVQAILDAICKYLPSPLEVKDIVGVNPVNQKKEKRKPSENEPFSALAFKIASDPFVGRLAFFRVYSGKIESGSYSFNARSGNKERISRIYQMHANKQNPVNKIGAGDIAAVVGFKDIKTGDTLCDEKYPILLETILFPEPVIGLAIEPKYKSDIDKISFALSKLMEEDPTFQVRIDNHTGQTIISGMGELHLEIIVDRMKREFKVEVNQGKPQVEYKEALTDLVEHREIYKKQTGGRGKYADILFRLEPGNIGQTGLVFINKIKGGNIPKEYISSIEKGCKEMMKNGPLSGYEIDSAKVTVLDGSYHSVDSDQLSFELAGKLGFRKAAKKTNPILLEPIMKLEVLIPEENMGDIIGDLNRRRGIVQNMSSKNNIKAIQALVPLSEMFGYVTVLRTLSSGRGTSVMEFSHYDSVPETVIENIIIENKKQKKNNGRKN, encoded by the coding sequence ATGGAAAAAGATTTAAAATATACAAGAAATATAGGAATTGCAGCGCATATTGATGCGGGAAAAACTACTACTACAGAAAGAATTTTGTTTTATACAGGAATTAATCACAAAATAGGAGAAGTTCATGATGGAGCGGCTACTATGGATTGGATGAAACAAGAGCAAGAACGTGGAATAACTATTACTTCTGCAGCTACATGTTGTGAATGGATGTATAATAAGAGAAAATATCAAATTAATATTATAGATACTCCAGGTCATGTAGATTTTACTGTAGAAGTAGAAAGATCTATGAGAATTTTGGATGGAATGGTCGTTTTATTTAGTGCAGTAGATGGAGTAGAACCTCAATCTGAAACTATATGGAGACAAGCAGATAAATATGAGATTCCTAGAATAGCTTTTGTAAATAAAATGGATCGTCAAGGTGCTGATTTTTTTAATGTTTGTTCTCAAATACGAAAAATTTTAGGAGCAAATTCAATTCCTATCCAAATTCCTATTGGAATTGGAGATAATTTTAAAGGAGTCATAGATTTAATTGAAAATAAATCTATTATATGGGATGAAAAAAATTATGGAATGACATATTATAAGATTCCTATTCCAGAAAATATGAAAAATATAGTTTGTGATTATCGAAATCAACTTCTTGAAACGTTATCTGAACATGATGATGTAATCATGGAAAAATTTTTATATGGAAAGGAAAATTATTCTTCTCTTTCGAAAGATGAAATTATTTTTTCTTTACGAGAAAATACCATAAAAATGAATGTTATTCCTATTTTATGTGGATCTTCTTTTAAGAATAAAGGAGTTCAAGCTATACTGGATGCTATATGTAAGTATTTACCTTCTCCTCTTGAAGTAAAAGATATAGTGGGCGTCAATCCTGTAAATCAAAAGAAAGAAAAAAGAAAACCTAGTGAAAATGAACCTTTTTCTGCTTTGGCATTTAAAATTGCAAGTGATCCTTTTGTTGGTAGATTGGCTTTTTTTAGAGTTTATTCTGGAAAAATAGAATCAGGTTCTTATAGTTTTAATGCTAGATCAGGAAATAAAGAACGAATATCTAGGATATATCAAATGCATGCGAATAAACAAAATCCAGTAAATAAAATTGGAGCTGGAGATATAGCTGCGGTAGTAGGGTTCAAAGATATAAAAACAGGTGATACTTTGTGTGATGAAAAATATCCAATTTTGTTGGAAACAATATTATTTCCTGAACCAGTAATTGGGTTAGCTATTGAGCCTAAATATAAATCGGATATAGATAAAATAAGTTTTGCTTTATCGAAATTAATGGAAGAAGATCCTACTTTTCAAGTAAGAATAGATAATCATACAGGTCAAACTATTATTTCTGGTATGGGTGAACTTCATTTGGAAATTATTGTGGATAGAATGAAACGAGAGTTTAAAGTAGAAGTTAATCAGGGTAAGCCTCAAGTAGAATATAAAGAAGCTCTAACGGATTTAGTAGAACATAGAGAAATTTATAAAAAACAAACAGGAGGTAGAGGAAAATATGCGGATATATTATTTAGATTGGAACCCGGAAATATAGGTCAAACCGGATTAGTTTTTATTAATAAAATAAAAGGAGGAAATATACCCAAAGAATATATTTCTTCTATAGAAAAGGGATGTAAAGAAATGATGAAAAATGGTCCTTTATCTGGATATGAAATAGATAGTGCTAAAGTTACTGTTTTAGATGGATCTTATCATTCTGTTGATTCTGATCAACTATCTTTTGAATTAGCAGGAAAATTAGGTTTTAGAAAAGCTGCTAAGAAAACTAACCCTATTTTATTAGAACCAATTATGAAATTGGAAGTTCTTATTCCAGAAGAAAATATGGGAGATATAATAGGAGATTTAAATCGTAGAAGAGGAATTGTACAAAATATGAGTAGTAAAAATAATATAAAAGCAATTCAGGCTTTAGTTCCATTATCAGAAATGTTTGGATATGTTACTGTATTACGAACACTTTCTTCTGGTAGAGGGACTTCTGTTATGGAATTTTCTCATTATGATTCAGTTCCTGAAACGGTGATAGAAAATATAATTATAGAAAATAAAAAGCAAAAAAAAAATAATGGCAGAAAAAATTGA
- the rpsG gene encoding 30S ribosomal protein S7: MRKVKKKEKVYFPDPKFHEPLVTRFVNHLMKNGKKNIAYNIFYNAMDKIDIIKEKEEKSALEIWKEGLKNVMPHVEVRNRRIGGSNIQIPVPISSNNKITKAMKLLIASASTRNEKTMAHKLAYETWDAFHEQGEAVKRKENIHKMAEANKAFSHFRF, encoded by the coding sequence ATGAGAAAAGTTAAAAAAAAAGAAAAAGTATATTTTCCTGATCCTAAATTTCATGAACCTTTAGTAACACGTTTTGTGAATCATTTAATGAAAAATGGTAAAAAAAATATAGCTTATAATATATTTTACAATGCTATGGATAAAATAGATATAATAAAGGAAAAAGAAGAAAAGTCTGCATTAGAAATATGGAAAGAAGGATTAAAAAATGTTATGCCTCATGTAGAAGTGAGAAATCGTCGTATAGGAGGATCTAATATTCAAATTCCTGTTCCTATTTCTTCTAATAATAAAATTACAAAAGCAATGAAATTGTTAATAGCTAGTGCTTCTACTAGAAATGAAAAGACGATGGCTCATAAATTGGCATATGAAACATGGGATGCTTTTCATGAACAAGGTGAAGCTGTGAAAAGAAAAGAAAATATTCATAAAATGGCAGAAGCTAATAAAGCCTTTTCGCATTTTAGATTTTAG
- the rpsL gene encoding 30S ribosomal protein S12, which yields MPTIQQLIRKGRNSVFKKRKSVALEFCPQKRGVCTRVYTTTPKKPNSAMRKVARVRFTNGREVISYITGEGHNLQEHSIVLVKGGRVKDLPGVKYKIVRGARDAAGVNGRKKSRSKYGAKITKKD from the coding sequence ATGCCTACTATACAGCAATTAATAAGAAAAGGAAGAAACTCCGTTTTTAAAAAGCGGAAATCTGTAGCTTTAGAATTTTGTCCTCAAAAAAGAGGAGTCTGTACTAGAGTTTATACTACTACACCAAAAAAACCAAACTCCGCTATGCGAAAAGTCGCTCGTGTTCGTTTTACCAACGGTAGGGAAGTAATTAGTTATATTACAGGAGAAGGACATAATCTTCAAGAACATTCCATTGTATTAGTTAAAGGAGGAAGAGTAAAGGATTTACCAGGTGTGAAATATAAAATAGTACGGGGGGCTAGGGATGCAGCTGGAGTTAATGGAAGAAAAAAAAGTAGAAGTAAATATGGAGCTAAAATAACTAAAAAAGATTAA
- the map gene encoding type I methionyl aminopeptidase produces MIQLKTIEEIILIKKSAFLASKTLGMLAKEVKPGIHTLYLDKLAESFIRDHGGKPAFLGLYNFPNTLCVSPNNQVVHGIPNKDFLSEGDILSIDCGVYMNGFYGEHAYTFEVGKVSCDTKKFLECSKKSLYIGISNCKYGNNVGDIGYSIQSYVEKNGYNVVKNLVGHGLGKNMHEDPKIPNFGKKGKGFKLKEGLVISIEPMVNIGSSEIVFHKDGWTITTLDNKNSSHYEHNVAIVDGLPCLLSTFRYIYKELNIKSLEEDSFQNKKIHNI; encoded by the coding sequence TTGATACAATTAAAAACTATTGAAGAAATAATTTTAATTAAAAAAAGTGCTTTTTTAGCTTCTAAAACATTAGGGATGTTAGCTAAAGAAGTAAAACCAGGAATTCATACTCTTTATTTAGATAAACTTGCAGAAAGTTTTATTCGTGATCATGGTGGAAAACCAGCTTTTTTAGGATTATATAATTTTCCGAATACTTTATGCGTTTCTCCAAATAATCAAGTAGTACATGGGATTCCTAATAAAGATTTTTTATCTGAAGGGGATATATTATCTATAGATTGTGGAGTTTATATGAATGGATTTTATGGAGAACATGCTTATACTTTTGAGGTGGGAAAAGTATCTTGTGATACAAAAAAATTTTTAGAATGTTCTAAAAAATCCCTTTATATTGGAATATCCAATTGTAAATATGGAAACAATGTTGGAGATATAGGTTATTCGATCCAATCTTATGTTGAAAAAAATGGATATAATGTGGTAAAAAATCTTGTAGGTCATGGATTGGGAAAAAACATGCATGAAGATCCAAAAATACCCAATTTTGGAAAAAAAGGAAAAGGTTTTAAATTAAAAGAAGGATTAGTTATTTCTATAGAACCAATGGTAAACATTGGTTCATCTGAAATCGTTTTTCATAAAGATGGATGGACAATTACTACTTTAGATAATAAAAATTCATCTCATTATGAACATAATGTGGCGATTGTAGATGGATTACCTTGTTTACTTTCAACTTTTCGTTATATTTATAAAGAACTTAATATAAAATCATTAGAAGAAGATTCTTTTCAAAATAAAAAAATTCATAATATTTAA
- the gpmI gene encoding 2,3-bisphosphoglycerate-independent phosphoglycerate mutase yields the protein MKKSILIILDGWGLSSYKNHYFSAIEQAFTPFIDFCSKNFPYSKLKASGCDVGLPEGQVGNSEVGHINLGSGRKVIQSLEKINNSIKNDLFLKKINVFFDEIFFSKKRIHFIGLLSDGGVHSHMNHLFYLLKIAHRKKIKDVFIHVFTDGRDSSTTGSILYIKKLLNVTEQYVGKLSSVIGRYYSMDRNHKWDRTKKAYDAMVYSKGILTKNIISSIEEFYNNGVTDEFLFPLIIVDENESPISRIENGDVVFCFNFRPDRSRQITELFTKNNIFFPEMKKLSLSYYITMTCFNPKYKGVHVLFEKEYLSDTLGEILEKEGKQQIRIAETEKYPHVTFFFSGGREKPFHRETRILCESPNVSTYDLKPEMSAENIVKKIIPELKRKQSDFICINFANPDMVGHSGKIKETIQACEFVDKCVKDCSEEAIRNSYTVIIVGDHGNADCMINLDGTPHTAHTTSPVPFILLDQDIKKQNFFLKEEGKLSDVAPTILQLMGLPIPKIMNGTSMIIKNYKF from the coding sequence ATGAAAAAATCAATATTAATAATTTTGGATGGTTGGGGTTTATCTTCTTATAAAAATCATTATTTTTCTGCAATAGAACAAGCTTTTACTCCATTTATTGATTTTTGTTCTAAAAATTTTCCTTATAGTAAATTAAAAGCATCAGGATGTGATGTTGGATTACCTGAGGGACAAGTAGGAAATTCAGAAGTGGGACATATAAATTTAGGATCTGGACGAAAGGTTATTCAAAGTTTGGAGAAAATTAATAATTCTATAAAAAACGATTTGTTTCTAAAAAAAATAAATGTTTTTTTTGATGAAATTTTTTTTTCTAAAAAAAGAATTCATTTTATTGGATTATTATCTGATGGAGGTGTTCATTCACATATGAATCATCTTTTTTATTTGCTTAAAATAGCTCATAGAAAAAAAATAAAAGATGTTTTTATACATGTTTTTACAGATGGAAGAGATTCTTCTACAACAGGAAGTATTCTTTATATAAAAAAACTTTTGAATGTCACTGAACAATATGTTGGAAAATTGTCATCTGTTATCGGAAGATATTATTCAATGGACCGTAATCATAAGTGGGACAGAACTAAAAAAGCATATGACGCCATGGTTTATTCAAAAGGAATTTTGACTAAGAATATCATTTCTTCGATAGAAGAATTTTATAATAATGGAGTAACAGATGAATTTCTATTTCCTTTAATCATTGTTGATGAAAATGAGTCCCCCATTTCCAGAATTGAAAATGGAGATGTTGTTTTTTGTTTTAATTTTCGTCCTGATCGTTCCAGACAAATTACAGAACTTTTTACAAAAAACAATATTTTTTTTCCAGAAATGAAAAAATTAAGTTTATCTTATTATATAACTATGACTTGTTTTAATCCTAAATATAAAGGGGTTCATGTTCTTTTTGAGAAAGAATATTTGTCAGATACTTTAGGGGAAATTTTAGAAAAAGAAGGAAAACAACAAATACGTATAGCTGAAACAGAAAAATATCCACATGTTACTTTTTTTTTCTCAGGAGGAAGAGAAAAACCTTTTCATAGAGAAACAAGAATTTTATGTGAATCTCCTAACGTTTCTACTTATGATTTAAAACCTGAAATGAGTGCAGAAAATATTGTAAAAAAAATTATTCCTGAATTGAAAAGAAAACAGTCAGATTTTATTTGTATAAATTTTGCAAATCCAGATATGGTGGGACATAGCGGTAAAATAAAAGAAACAATACAAGCATGTGAATTTGTTGATAAATGTGTAAAAGATTGCTCTGAAGAAGCTATAAGGAATTCATATACAGTTATTATAGTAGGAGATCATGGAAATGCAGACTGTATGATCAATTTAGATGGAACTCCTCATACAGCTCATACTACATCTCCAGTTCCTTTTATTCTTTTAGATCAAGATATAAAAAAACAAAATTTTTTTCTAAAAGAGGAAGGAAAATTATCAGATGTAGCTCCTACTATTTTACAATTAATGGGACTTCCTATTCCTAAAATTATGAATGGAACTTCTATGATCATAAAAAATTATAAATTTTAA